One segment of Brassica napus cultivar Da-Ae chromosome C3, Da-Ae, whole genome shotgun sequence DNA contains the following:
- the LOC106428613 gene encoding C-type lectin receptor-like tyrosine-protein kinase At1g52310: protein MELTWAFCRKQALVLISCLSLFYLASFDTITSESPAQNATAFKNRSHKVSCPTNWVVGPNQTKCYAYFRNSTSWEMSETFCIASGGHLASISSNKELSFVQKLCNENATSCWIGGRTLNSSNSGFNWTWSDPKSPQWNQTMFPKVPLRTRCVNSSCRADICMVLTNGSLQVFGERCNASHAFICAIDSDIKCRNCHGEYQIILLVVSGLILFTTFAIILWFLIYKRSKKRRKSRKVSSPASALVPPPSWKIFTSEELRSMTKNFSEANRLAGDAKTGGTYTGGLADGTKVAVKRLKRSSFQRKKEFYSEIKRAAKLHHTNVVAIKGCCYDHGERFIVYEFIANGPLDRWLHHVPRGGRSLDWNMRLNIATTLAQGIAFLHDKVKPQVVHRDIRASNVLLDEEFGAHLMGVGLSKFVPWEVMQERTVMAGGTYGYLAPEYVYRNELTTKSDVYSFGVLLLEIVSGRRPTQAVNSSVGWQSIFEWATPLVQANRWLELLDPVITSGLPEASVVQKVVDLVYACTQNVPSMRPRMSHVVHQLQLLVPPSEIVSS from the exons ATGGAGCTGACTTGGGCTTTCTGTCGGAAACAAGCTCTGGTTTTGATTTCTTGTCTGTCTCTGTTCTATCTCGCCTCCTTTGATACT ATAACTAGCGAATCGCCAGCTCAGAATGCAACTGCTTTCAAGAACAGATCTCACAAAG TTTCTTGCCCTACCAATTGGGTTGTTGGACCGAACCAAACGAAATGCTACGCCTACTTCAGAAACTCTACTTCATGGGAGATGTCAGAGACGTTCTGCATAGCCTCTGGTGGCCACTTAGCATCGATTTCATCGAACAAAGAACTCAGCTTTGTTCAAAAGCTATGCAATGAAAACGCTACCAGTTGTTGGATTGGAGGAAGAACCCTGAACTCTTCTAACTCGGGCTTTAACTGGACCTGGTCCGACCCCAAGTCTCCTCAATGGAACCAAACCATGTTTCCTAAAGTGCCACTTCGTACACGATGCGTGAACTCATCTTGTCGTGCCGACATCTGTATGGTGTTGACAAACGGTTCATTACAAGTCTTTGGTGAAAGATGTAACGCTTCTCATGCTTTCATTTGCGCTATTGATTCTG ACATCAAATGTCGCAACTGTCACGGTGAATATCAAATCATCCTCTTAGTCGTGAGCGGATTGATCCTCTTCACCACATTCGCCATCATACTGTGGTTCCTCATCTACAAACGCAGCAAGAAACGTCGAAAATCTCGAAAAGTATCAAGTCCAGCTTCAGCTTTAGTTCCTCCTCCGTCATGGAAGATATTCACAAGCGAGGAGCTCAGATCAATGACCAAGAACTTCAGCGAAGCAAACCGCCTCGCCGGGGACGCGAAAACCGGAGGAACCTACACCGGCGGTTTAGCAGACGGGACCAAAGTGGCGGTTAAGAGACTGAAGAGGTCGAGTTTTCAGAGGAAGAAAGAGTTCTACTCTGAGATTAAACGAGCTGCTAAGCTTCATCACACGAATGTGGTTGCTATTAAAGGTTGTTGCTATGATCATGGAGAGAGGTTCATTGTTTATGAGTTTATAGCCAATGGCCCGCTTGATAGGTGGCTGCATCATGTGCCTAGAGGTGGTAGGAGCTTGGACTGGAACATGAGGTTGAACATTGCCACAACTCTTGCTCAGGGAATCGC GTTCCTTCACGACAAGGTGAAGCCACAAGTGGTGCACCGCGACATAAGAGCTAGCAACGTGCTGCTTGATGAGGAGTTTGGAGCTCATCTAATGGGTGTTGGTCTCTCGAAGTTTGTCCCATGGGAAGTAATGCAAGAGAGAACGGTCATGGCTGGTGGGACATATGGTTACCTCGCACCTGAGTACGTTTACAGAAACGAGCTCACCACGAAGAGTGACGTTTACAGCTTCGGTGTTCTGTTGCTTGAGATTGTGAGTGGTCGTAGACCGACACAAGCGGTTAACTCTTCTGTTGGTTGGCAGAGCATATTCGAATGGGCTACACCGTTGGTTCAGGCAAACCGGTGGTTAGAGCTTCTTGATCCGGTTATAACGTCTGGTTTGCCGGAAGCGAGTGTGGTTCAGAAAGTTGTGGACTTGGTTTATGCTTGTACTCAGAATGTGCCATCTATGAGGCCTAGGATGTCTCATGTGGTTCACCAGCTTCAGCTATTGGTTCCACCATCAGAGATAGTAAGCAGTTAA